GAATCCACCTTACCCCAAGCCACCCGCCAAGTTGGCGGAACTTCCACAACAGGGATATTTGCAGAAGGTCGATCGAACAGCGATTTAGCACCCATCCACAAATCCGTAAATTTCATAAAATTTCGCTCGCTATACTAGCCACATTTGAGATGAACATTGCCAAAACAGCAGACGCAAATTTACCTTTAACCATTACGGAAGCAGGGAAACTCATCAGAAAAAATTTGCTGACTTCCCAATCTTTAGTCAAGCATTATCTCGATCGGATCGCAACCTTAAATCCCACTCTCAACGCTTTTATTACTGTAACCGAAAACCAAGCTTTACAAACTGCCGCTATCCTCGATGCCGAATTAAAAGCAGGTAAAGACCGAGGCAAACTGCACGGTATCCCTATCGTCATTAAAGATAATATGGATACATCTGGAATCGCAACCACTGTAGGATCGAAAATATTTCGCGATCGCATCCCCAACACCAACGCTACTATTATAGATAAATTGCGCTCGGCTGGAGCCATTTTATTAGGAAAAACCAATTTAAGCGAATTAGCTGCCGATGTTTCCGGACGCAACATCTTTTTTGGCGATACCCATAATGCTTGGAAACAAAATCATTCTCCCGGCGGTTCTTCTAGCGGGACAGCAAGTGCGATCGCCGCACATCTTTGCTTAGGTGGAATTGGTTCCGATACAGGCGGTTCGATTCGCATTCCTGCTAGTTGGTCGGGAATTGTCGGACTGCGACCCACCTACGGAGCGATTAGTTTAAATGGCATTTTCCCTCGCGTTCCCAGCTTTGATACTGTTGGGCCAATGGCCAATTGTGTCGCAGATGCGATAATTTTATGGAATGCGATCGCTGACTCAGATAAAATTTCTGTCTCTGCAACTCAACTGAAAGGTTTGCGCTTAGCAACAATCAAAAACTATTCCTTTCGAGGTGTCGATCGAGAAGTTGCCGAGGCAATTTATCGCTCAATAACTCTCCTCAAACAACTCCAAATTGAAATTGTCAATATCGAAGTTCCCTTCTTAGAAAAAGAATTTGATGTCGAGATTTACAACACTATTTGCAATTATGAATTTTATCAAATATTGCAAAATTATATCGGCAATCCCGATAACTTTGGTGAAAAAGTACGTAAAGACCTTGAGAAAGGCATGAAAATCGCCCAATCCGCTTACGCAAAAGCCCAAGAAATTAGACGATCGCAAACAGCCAAATTCCTGGAAATCTTCACCCAAATTGATGCTTTGCTCGTTCCTACAACCCCAACAGTCGCCCCACTCCTCACCGCAGATAGCAAAATTTTCCAATTCAGCCGCCGCTTCATATTACCCTTCAGCTTTACAGGCGTTCCGGCCATTTCCGTACCTTGCGGTTTCAGTCAAAACGGTTTACCGATCGGTTTGCAAATTATTGGCCCTCCCTCCGCAGAAGCTGTACTTCTGAAAGTAGCAGCAGCTTTGGAGAAATTTTTATCATAGTTATGCGTTCTTGTCAAATTTTTTTATGGCATTTAGGCAGGAAAGCCCAAAAATCCAGTTCCTGCGTCGGTTTTCAGCTCTTAAGACCGGGATTTGGCATAGAAGCCGACTTTATTTGCTCAGTCCTATGCGTCACTCCTCTGCAAGCAATTTGAGGTGACAGGAAAAAAAATTACCCGAAAGGGTGACAAGTGTCAACCTCCATGAGTTAGAATGTAGGCATATGACCAAGACCTATACCGAATGTCCCCGATCCTTATCTTCGGGGAATTTATATTTTAGGGGCTACATCAGCGCGATCGACTCTTACCGGACGAGCCTGCGACAGTGGAACCCCACCCCCATCCCCTCCCCCTCAACGGGGAGGGGAAAAATTTTTAGCTCCCAGGTTTTGAGGTATTAGCAAACTCAGCCCTAACTCAACTTAGCGATCGGAGCGATCGGAGTTAGAATTTTCTTGACTTCCGCCATTAGTTTCCGATTGTGCAGGCGCACTTTTATTTTCAGTTTGTTGCTGTTGAGCGGGAGGAACGGTGATATTAATGTTCGGTGCTGAATTAGACGACTTTTGAGAAGATTCTTCACGAGAGGGAGCGGCTGAAGGTTGTTGGGGAACGGGTACAACATCCCTAGTTTTGTCGATCGTTCTTTCAATAATAGTAGTTTCTTTGTTGCGACTGGGAGTTTGAGGTTGACTGTTGTTAGGAACGGGAACAGGTACAATTTGCGTAGAGGGAGCCGTTTGTCTACTTGGCTCTTGTCGCTGATTGAGGTAGTAGAAAGCACCCCCGGCTAGTCCAGCAAGTAAAGCCAAAGCCAGACCCATCGTTAAACCAGTAGCTGCACTATTATTTTCACGAGCTACATACCTATCTTCTGCCATAATGCGCTCGGAATCTCTACCAGTTCGATAACCTTCTCTATAAGCAGCTTCATCAGAAATGTTGTTGCTGCTATTAACTGAACTATTGGAATCGCGTCTGATTTGATTAGACATAGGTATTGCTAGACCTCATTTAGAATTGAGACAATCTTTTCTTATCAGGTCTAAACTAACCGTTCCGTTCGGTCAAACCAATCTGTCTTGAGAAGGTATTTGCAGACACATTTAAATTAAACCAATGGATTAAGCCATCTTTCTTTAGATTTATACCAACAGAATTATAACGAATGGCAGATCGGCGAGATCGTGTCCGGTAGCATCCGTTGCCTAAAAAATCCCTTTCTTATCTGCGTTTATCTGCGTTTATCTGCTGACATCTGCGGTAGAAACTTAACCCCTAATACCCACAGATAATCTTTCGGATTGCGAATATACTACCAATGCCACCAGAAATAATATTATTTATTTTTTTACCGCAGATTAACGCAGATTAACGGTGTACCGCAAGCCATTGCAATCTGCGGTTACGCGCTACGCTAACTCTACCTCTTACTTAAATAACCTTCTCGCACCAAAGGCAACACATTTCGTCCCACATTTTCGCACTCTTCCAAATGCGGGTAACCAGATAGAATAAAAACTGTAATTCCCAAATCGATATATTGCAAAAGTCGATCTGCAACTTGCTGGTAACTGCCAACAATTGCCATTCCCGCGCCACTTCTTACTACCGAAACACCAGCCCATAGCAAAGGTTCAACATACCAATCATCATCAGCGCTACCTCGCAATTCCCACTGACGACTTTGACCGACACTTTCTCGCTTGGTATTGGGAAATTCCTGGCGGCGGGCTTTTTCTAACACTTCCGGACGCACAAACTTGAGCATTTCGCGGGCAGTTTCCCTTGCTTGGGTTTCTGTCTCTCTCGCAACTAGATTAATTCTCAGCCCATATCTGACTGCATTTTCCCGCTGATTTGCTGCTACTAATTGTCGCATTTGGCTGATGCGATCGCCTATTTGTTGCAGCGTTTCCCCCCACATCAAATATACATCCGCCCATTCAGCCCCAACCTGTTGCGCCATCTCGCTGGCACCACCAAAATAAAACAGTGGCCCTCCCGGTTGGACGGGCAAACTTTCTAATCGAGTTTGCTTGAGTTTGTAGAATTCACCTTCACGATCGAAAGCGTTTGTACTCGACCACAACTGACGGCAAATTTGCATAAATTCGCGAGTGCGACGATAACGCGCATCCCGATCCAAATAATCGCCGTACATCGCTTGTTCGATCGGTCGTCCACCCGTCACAATATTGAGGGAGAGACGACCGTTACTGATGCGATCGAGAGTTGCTGCCATCTTTGCTAAAATAGGAGCCGAGTAAAACCCCGGTCGCACAGCTACCATTGCCCCCGCCTGAGTTGTCAGCGCCAATGCAGCTGAAGCTAAAGTCCAAGCTTCCAGAATGTGGTTATCAAAACCCATTCCAATCAGCAACTGTCGAAATCCAAATCGCTCAGCCGCCTGGAAAATCTTCACAGTATACTCCAGGCTGGGAGGACGTTCCCAAGTCGGTAAACCTAAATAAAACCCATCCCCAGATACGGGAGAACACCAGTTAAATTCCAATCGGGGCTGAGCCACAGGGAATCCTTATTATCTTTCAAGAACGTCCGCCATTATTCGGTAAAGCTATCGGACGCACCTGCGGCGCAGCAGCAGCACCGTAATTGACTCGACAACCGATATTAAAAATGCTCGATCCGC
This region of Aerosakkonema funiforme FACHB-1375 genomic DNA includes:
- a CDS encoding amidase — translated: MNIAKTADANLPLTITEAGKLIRKNLLTSQSLVKHYLDRIATLNPTLNAFITVTENQALQTAAILDAELKAGKDRGKLHGIPIVIKDNMDTSGIATTVGSKIFRDRIPNTNATIIDKLRSAGAILLGKTNLSELAADVSGRNIFFGDTHNAWKQNHSPGGSSSGTASAIAAHLCLGGIGSDTGGSIRIPASWSGIVGLRPTYGAISLNGIFPRVPSFDTVGPMANCVADAIILWNAIADSDKISVSATQLKGLRLATIKNYSFRGVDREVAEAIYRSITLLKQLQIEIVNIEVPFLEKEFDVEIYNTICNYEFYQILQNYIGNPDNFGEKVRKDLEKGMKIAQSAYAKAQEIRRSQTAKFLEIFTQIDALLVPTTPTVAPLLTADSKIFQFSRRFILPFSFTGVPAISVPCGFSQNGLPIGLQIIGPPSAEAVLLKVAAALEKFLS
- a CDS encoding LLM class flavin-dependent oxidoreductase, whose amino-acid sequence is MAQPRLEFNWCSPVSGDGFYLGLPTWERPPSLEYTVKIFQAAERFGFRQLLIGMGFDNHILEAWTLASAALALTTQAGAMVAVRPGFYSAPILAKMAATLDRISNGRLSLNIVTGGRPIEQAMYGDYLDRDARYRRTREFMQICRQLWSSTNAFDREGEFYKLKQTRLESLPVQPGGPLFYFGGASEMAQQVGAEWADVYLMWGETLQQIGDRISQMRQLVAANQRENAVRYGLRINLVARETETQARETAREMLKFVRPEVLEKARRQEFPNTKRESVGQSRQWELRGSADDDWYVEPLLWAGVSVVRSGAGMAIVGSYQQVADRLLQYIDLGITVFILSGYPHLEECENVGRNVLPLVREGYLSKR